In Ruminiclostridium josui JCM 17888, the genomic window TCTGTCCTTTCCTACGCCAATAAGGCCAATCTTTACCCCTACAAGTTCTTCAATCCTGTTAAGGTATTTTTGAGCATTCTGAGGCAGTTCTGCAAATGACTTCACATTTGAAATATCTTCATTCCACGGCTCAAATACTTCGTATACAGGTTCACACTTTGCCAATTCGTTAAGACTTGCAGGGAATGTTCTAATTACCTGACCATCTTTTTTATATCCAACGCAAAGTTTAATCTCTTTGAGTTTTCCTATTGTATCTACATGGTTTATAGCTAAAGCTGTTAAACCATTTATTTTTGCAGCATATTTAATCATAACAGTATCCAGCCAGCCACATCTTCTCGGTCTACCTGTTGTTGTTCCGTATTCCCAACCAAGTTCTCTGATTGTATCCCCAATTTCATTATTTTGCTCTGTTGGGAATGGTCCTGCACCAACCCTTGATGTGTACGCTTTAAGTACACCGTAAACCTCATTTATATATACTGGGCCAAGACCTGAACCTGTACATACTCCACCAGAAATCGGATTAGACGATGTTACATATGGATATGTACCAAAGTCTATATCTAAGAAGTTTGCCTGAGCACCTTCAAATAGTATATTTTTGCCTTGGTCTATTGCGTCTGCCAATATACAAGTAGTATCTGTAATATATTTTTTCAACTGCTTTGCATAACCTAAGTACTCGTTGATTATTGGCTCAGCTTCAAAAGGTTTCCCTCCATAAACTTTTTCTATTATAAGATTCTTTAACTTCAGATTAGACTTAACCTTTTTGATAAATTCATTTTCATCTATCAAGTCACACATTCTTATTCCAGATCTTTCAATTTTATCCGCATAGCAAGGGCCAATTCCTCTCTTGGTAGTTCCAATACTGTCATTGCCCCTGAACTTCTCCTGAAGTTCATCCAATTCTCTGTGATAAGGCATTATCAAGTGAGCCCTATCGC contains:
- a CDS encoding adenylosuccinate synthase, which translates into the protein MAVRVVVGTQWGDEGKGKYIDMLAEQSDIIVRFSGGNNAGHTIVANGVKYALHLIPSGILHTNKSCIIGNGVVVDPAVLLQEMKGLNERGVTTDHLLISDRAHLIMPYHRELDELQEKFRGNDSIGTTKRGIGPCYADKIERSGIRMCDLIDENEFIKKVKSNLKLKNLIIEKVYGGKPFEAEPIINEYLGYAKQLKKYITDTTCILADAIDQGKNILFEGAQANFLDIDFGTYPYVTSSNPISGGVCTGSGLGPVYINEVYGVLKAYTSRVGAGPFPTEQNNEIGDTIRELGWEYGTTTGRPRRCGWLDTVMIKYAAKINGLTALAINHVDTIGKLKEIKLCVGYKKDGQVIRTFPASLNELAKCEPVYEVFEPWNEDISNVKSFAELPQNAQKYLNRIEELVGVKIGLIGVGKDREQIIKVF